One part of the Eubalaena glacialis isolate mEubGla1 chromosome 19, mEubGla1.1.hap2.+ XY, whole genome shotgun sequence genome encodes these proteins:
- the TLCD2 gene encoding TLC domain-containing protein 2 — protein sequence MAPSGLLVTGASFAAFRGLHWGLQLLPTPGSAAQDRWKWRNICVSLVHSLLTGTGALLGLSLYPQMAADPIHGHPPWALVLVAISVGYFLADGADMLWNQTLGQAWELLCHHLVVVSCLSTAILSGHYVGFSVVSLLLELNSTCLHLRKLLLLSRQAPSLAFSVTSWATLATLALFRLVPLGWMSLWLIRQHHQIPIALVILGGTGLVTVGATSITLGVRILVSDVLRSRPRPPIPEHKESRGTRTCCDGEPVTRDDSTLSLKD from the exons ATGGCGCCCTCTGGGCTCCTCGTGACCGGCGCCTCCTTCGCCGCCTTCCGGGGGCTGCACTGGGGGCTGCAGCTTCTGCCCACGCCGGGATCTGCTGCCCAGGACCGTTGGAAGTGGCGGAACATCTGTGTCTCCCTGGTTCACAGCCTGCTTACGGGGACCGGGGCGCTGCTCGG GCTGTCGCTGTACCCTCAGATGGCCGCCGACCCGATTCATGGCCACCCGCCCTGGGCCCTGGTGCTGGTGGCTATATCTGTGG GTTATTTCCTGGCCGATGGAGCTGACATGCTGTGGAACCAGACCTTGGGCCAGGCCTGGGAACTTCTTTGTCACCATTTGGTG GTAGTGAGCTGCCTCAGCACCGCCATTCTCTCTGGCCACTATGTGGGCTTCTCTGTGGTGTCTCTGCTCCTGGAGCTGAACTCCACCTGCCTGCACCTACGAAAGCTGCTGCTGCTTTCTCGCCAGGCCCCATCCCTGGCCTTCAGTGTGACCAGCTGGGCCACCCTGGCTACCCTGGCCCTCTTCCGCCTGGTTCCGCTGGGATGGATGAGTCTGTGGCTGATCCGGCAACACCACCAGATACCTATTGCTCTGGTCATCCTTGGTGGAACTGGACTGGTCACTGTGGGTGCTACGAGCATCACACTGGGTGTCCGCATTTTGGTCAGTGATGTCCTGCGGTCTCGGCCCCGCCCACCCATCCCTGAGCACAAGGAATCCAGGGGCACCAGGACATGTTGCGATGGTGAGCCTGTCACCAGGGATGATTCTACTCTCAGCCTGAAAGACTGA